One Bacteroidota bacterium genomic window carries:
- a CDS encoding heterodisulfide reductase-related iron-sulfur binding cluster: MIKQIIFAITVFITLAVFAYTIRRIIAFFRLTQPFPAGRITDRINVMLKVALGQSKIFRRPVIGSLHALVFWGFCVILFGSIEMIIDGLAGTTRILSFLGPVYDVLIASGDIFALLVLISIIAFMVRRLFLHIKRFTGTEMKHKSHIDANIALILILLLMVSLLGLNIFYMIDTRIQGAGVQGAYPVSQFLSQFFYDIPEKTVVTWHEVFWWTHILMIFLFANILPYSKHFHVFMSVPNVFLSRLEPLGYLYEMKNVTKEVKLMMNPDTAFSAVPEGVQTAVARFGVKDAEDVTWKNYLDALTCTECGRCTSVCPANITGKKLSPRKIFMDLRARMKEKGPELIKNGKGYSDSKSLIRDYISVEELWACTTCNACAQECPVNINHPSLIVDMRRYLVMEEAAGPGELNAVFTNIENNGAPWQFSPEDRILWTNDLTNSKGEKITVPIISELALQGKTPEYLFWVGSTGAFDDRYKKVTREFIRILDYLNVDYAILGKEESDSGDTARRGGNEMLFLMQAFTNIEVLNGYGVKKIITCDPHDYNTLKNEYPDFGGHYEVFHHTQFLRDQIKQGNLKISPDIFKSSIITYHDPCYLGRANGEYTAPREVLRALPARKTEMQRCKSFALCCGAGGGQMFKEAEKGDKEVFIERIEDAIATGADIIATACPFCMTMMTDGIKYKNKEETIKNLDIAELVSQAMSL; the protein is encoded by the coding sequence ATGATAAAACAAATCATTTTCGCTATAACCGTCTTCATCACACTTGCGGTTTTTGCCTATACCATCCGTCGCATCATCGCCTTTTTCAGATTGACACAACCCTTTCCTGCCGGACGCATCACTGACAGGATAAACGTTATGCTGAAGGTCGCCCTGGGTCAGAGTAAAATTTTTCGCCGCCCGGTTATCGGGTCATTGCATGCCCTTGTCTTCTGGGGTTTTTGTGTCATTTTGTTCGGTAGCATCGAGATGATCATCGACGGGCTGGCGGGGACAACACGCATCCTTTCATTTCTGGGACCTGTTTATGATGTGCTTATCGCCTCAGGCGATATTTTTGCCTTACTGGTGCTGATATCCATCATCGCCTTTATGGTGCGCAGGCTGTTCTTGCACATCAAACGGTTCACAGGCACCGAGATGAAGCATAAATCGCATATTGACGCCAACATTGCATTGATCCTTATTCTATTATTGATGGTCTCTCTGCTGGGATTAAATATCTTTTACATGATCGATACCAGGATACAGGGAGCCGGGGTACAGGGAGCATATCCTGTAAGCCAGTTTTTATCGCAGTTTTTTTATGACATACCGGAGAAGACTGTTGTCACATGGCATGAGGTCTTCTGGTGGACACATATCCTGATGATCTTCCTCTTCGCCAACATACTCCCCTATTCCAAGCATTTCCATGTATTCATGTCGGTGCCGAATGTATTTCTAAGCCGGCTTGAACCGCTGGGATACTTATATGAAATGAAGAATGTGACAAAGGAAGTTAAGCTGATGATGAATCCCGATACGGCATTTTCGGCTGTGCCTGAAGGAGTGCAAACGGCCGTTGCCCGTTTCGGTGTAAAAGATGCTGAAGATGTGACCTGGAAGAATTATCTGGATGCATTGACATGTACTGAATGTGGCAGGTGCACTTCTGTGTGTCCGGCAAATATCACAGGGAAAAAACTCTCTCCCAGGAAAATCTTTATGGACCTTCGGGCGAGGATGAAGGAAAAAGGACCAGAGCTTATCAAAAACGGCAAAGGGTATTCTGATAGCAAGTCGCTGATCCGCGATTATATTTCGGTTGAGGAATTGTGGGCCTGCACTACCTGCAATGCCTGTGCCCAGGAATGCCCCGTCAATATCAATCATCCATCACTGATTGTCGATATGAGGCGTTATCTCGTAATGGAAGAAGCTGCCGGCCCTGGCGAGCTGAATGCCGTTTTCACCAACATAGAGAATAACGGCGCACCATGGCAATTCTCTCCTGAGGACCGCATCCTGTGGACGAATGACCTGACTAACTCAAAAGGTGAAAAGATCACCGTGCCGATCATATCAGAACTTGCTCTCCAGGGTAAAACTCCTGAATATCTTTTCTGGGTCGGAAGCACAGGAGCCTTTGACGACAGGTATAAAAAAGTTACCAGGGAATTTATCCGGATCCTGGATTACTTAAATGTCGACTATGCCATTCTTGGGAAAGAGGAATCCGACTCTGGCGACACAGCCCGGCGTGGCGGCAATGAAATGCTTTTTCTGATGCAGGCTTTCACAAATATCGAAGTGCTGAATGGATATGGCGTGAAAAAGATCATCACCTGCGACCCTCATGATTATAACACCCTGAAAAATGAATACCCTGACTTTGGCGGACATTATGAGGTTTTCCATCATACACAGTTTCTGCGTGACCAGATTAAACAAGGGAACCTGAAGATCAGCCCAGACATCTTCAAATCGAGCATCATCACCTATCACGACCCCTGTTATCTGGGTCGAGCTAATGGTGAATATACAGCACCACGTGAGGTATTGCGTGCCCTCCCTGCCCGAAAAACAGAAATGCAACGCTGTAAAAGCTTTGCTTTATGTTGCGGCGCCGGCGGCGGACAAATGTTCAAGGAAGCTGAAAAAGGTGATAAAGAGGTGTTTATTGAAAGAATTGAAGATGCCATCGCCACAGGAGCCGACATCATCGCCACAGCCTGCCCATTCTGTATGACCATGATGACCGACGGGATCAAATATAAAAATAAGGAAGAGACAATAAAAAATCTGGATATTGCTGAGCTTGTTTCACAGGCCATGTCTTTATAA
- a CDS encoding methylmalonyl-CoA mutase family protein, whose amino-acid sequence MVNSEPYKPHNHIRIVTATSLFDGHDAAINIMRRLLQATGAEVIHLGHDRSVAEIVECAIQEDVQSIAVTCYQGGHMEFFKYMYDLLKEKSAGHIKIVGGGGGTILPDEAKELHEYGIAGIYSPDDGRKMGLQGMINDVMEKSDFPTGKNIKVKVGDITYKDYRTIATVISAVENFPETVKKFLADLQRMSKDRKVPVLGITGTGGSGKSSLIDEIVRRFLIDFPDKYLAIISVDPSKRKTGGALLGDRIRMNAISNPRVYMRSLATRQSNLAMSKYVKDAVSIAQAAGFDLIILETSGIGQSDTEIIDHSDVSMYVMTPEYGAAIQLEKIDMLDFADIIALNKFDKRGSLDALRDVKKQYARNHKLWDEDPDNIPVYGTIASQFNDTGVNNFYHALIHIIEEKTGMKFGTSFRKMVELSEKIHIIPPHRTRYLSEIADTVRNYNKWTESQAEVAQRLYGLQKSIQTIKEDLGDELLIDRLEHVYKKLEMKLDAHSRQILKSWAKKKESYAKGEYVYKVRDKEMKVKTFSESLSHLKIPKVTLPHYEAWGDVLKWNLRENVPGEFPYAAGVFPFKREEEDPTRMFAGEGGPERTNIRFHYLSYGMPAVRLSTAFDSVTLYGHDPHQRPDIFGKVGNSGVSISCLDDAKKLYSGFNLCDPKTSVSMTINGPAPTMVGYFMNSSIDQQCELYIRENGLTDEVEKKIALLYKNKGTKRPQYQGTLPRGHNGMGLLLLGITGDQVLPKEVYERIKTDTLCTVRGTVQADILKEDQAQNTCIYSTDFSLKLMGDIQEYFIRNNVRNFYSVSISGYHIAEAGANPITQLALTLSNGFTYVEYYASRGMDINKFAPNLSFFFSNGIDPEYSVLGRVARLIWSKAMKIKYNANARSQMLKYHIQTSGRSLHAQEIDFNDIRTTLQALYAVYDNCNSLHTNAYDEAITTPTEESVRRAMAIQLIINHELGLAKNQNPLQGSFIIEELTDLVEQAVLLEFDRITERGGVLGAMETMYQRNKIQEESLYYEHMKHTGKLPIMGVNTFLSSKGSPTTIPGEVIRATVREKKYQLSMLKDLHKTYESEAKQAIADLKNASLHNQNIFDRLMETSKYCSIGQITDALFEVGGQYRRNM is encoded by the coding sequence ATGGTAAATTCAGAGCCCTATAAACCACACAATCACATCCGGATTGTAACAGCGACATCCTTATTTGACGGCCACGATGCAGCCATCAATATCATGCGGCGCCTACTTCAGGCGACAGGCGCCGAAGTCATCCATCTCGGACATGACCGATCCGTAGCCGAAATTGTTGAATGTGCCATCCAGGAAGATGTCCAGTCCATCGCTGTTACATGTTATCAGGGCGGGCACATGGAATTCTTCAAATACATGTATGACCTGTTAAAGGAAAAAAGTGCCGGACATATCAAAATAGTTGGTGGCGGCGGCGGAACAATACTGCCTGATGAAGCAAAGGAACTGCATGAATATGGTATTGCCGGCATATATTCCCCCGATGATGGCCGCAAGATGGGTTTGCAGGGCATGATCAATGATGTGATGGAGAAATCCGACTTTCCCACAGGTAAAAACATAAAAGTGAAAGTCGGGGATATTACATACAAAGACTATAGAACTATTGCGACAGTTATTTCGGCTGTGGAGAATTTCCCTGAGACGGTGAAAAAGTTCCTGGCCGATCTGCAAAGGATGAGCAAAGACCGGAAGGTGCCGGTACTGGGTATCACCGGTACAGGAGGCTCGGGCAAATCATCATTGATCGATGAAATTGTCCGCCGTTTCCTGATTGATTTCCCTGATAAATACCTGGCCATCATTTCAGTAGATCCTTCCAAACGCAAGACTGGAGGGGCGTTACTTGGCGACCGCATACGCATGAACGCCATCAGCAATCCCCGTGTATACATGCGCTCTCTGGCCACACGCCAGTCGAACCTGGCCATGTCGAAATATGTGAAGGATGCCGTCAGCATCGCACAGGCTGCCGGCTTCGACCTCATAATTCTGGAAACATCCGGCATAGGTCAGTCCGACACCGAAATAATTGATCACAGCGATGTATCCATGTATGTGATGACACCTGAATATGGCGCGGCCATTCAGCTCGAGAAAATCGACATGCTGGACTTTGCCGATATCATTGCACTTAACAAGTTTGATAAACGTGGCTCACTTGATGCTTTGCGCGATGTAAAGAAACAATATGCCCGTAACCATAAATTATGGGATGAAGATCCCGACAACATCCCGGTATATGGTACTATCGCCTCACAGTTCAATGACACGGGTGTCAATAATTTCTACCATGCCCTTATCCACATCATCGAGGAAAAGACAGGCATGAAATTCGGTACATCATTCAGGAAAATGGTTGAACTGTCGGAGAAAATACACATCATTCCGCCCCACCGGACAAGATATCTTTCGGAAATCGCCGACACAGTCAGAAATTATAACAAGTGGACCGAGAGCCAGGCTGAGGTCGCACAACGCCTGTATGGCCTGCAGAAATCGATCCAGACAATAAAGGAAGATTTGGGTGACGAACTGCTCATCGACAGGCTGGAACATGTCTACAAAAAACTGGAGATGAAACTCGATGCTCATAGCCGGCAAATACTGAAGAGCTGGGCAAAGAAAAAAGAGTCGTACGCGAAAGGTGAGTACGTTTATAAGGTCCGTGACAAAGAGATGAAAGTCAAAACCTTCTCTGAGTCTCTGTCGCACCTGAAGATACCTAAAGTAACTCTTCCTCATTACGAAGCCTGGGGTGACGTGTTAAAATGGAATCTCCGTGAAAATGTACCTGGTGAATTTCCTTATGCTGCCGGTGTTTTTCCCTTCAAGCGTGAGGAAGAGGACCCGACACGGATGTTTGCCGGTGAAGGCGGACCGGAAAGGACAAATATACGCTTCCATTACCTCTCGTACGGTATGCCGGCAGTCAGACTATCGACAGCATTCGATTCTGTCACCTTGTACGGCCATGACCCCCACCAGCGACCCGATATCTTCGGCAAGGTCGGTAATTCGGGAGTGTCCATCTCCTGCCTCGACGATGCTAAAAAGCTTTACTCCGGTTTTAACCTGTGCGACCCAAAGACGTCTGTATCGATGACCATCAACGGGCCTGCCCCAACCATGGTGGGCTACTTCATGAATTCCTCTATCGACCAGCAATGCGAACTCTATATCAGGGAAAATGGACTTACTGACGAGGTTGAGAAAAAGATAGCATTACTTTACAAGAACAAAGGAACAAAGAGACCGCAATATCAGGGCACACTGCCCCGGGGACATAACGGGATGGGTCTTTTATTGCTCGGCATCACCGGCGATCAGGTTCTTCCAAAAGAGGTGTATGAACGGATTAAGACCGACACACTGTGCACCGTGCGTGGCACTGTCCAGGCCGATATTCTCAAGGAAGACCAGGCACAGAATACGTGTATATACTCCACCGACTTTTCGCTGAAGCTTATGGGCGATATTCAGGAATATTTCATCAGAAATAATGTCCGTAACTTTTATTCAGTCTCCATTTCCGGGTATCACATTGCTGAGGCCGGCGCCAATCCCATCACACAACTGGCGCTGACGCTCTCCAACGGCTTTACCTACGTCGAGTATTATGCATCGCGTGGTATGGATATCAACAAGTTTGCGCCAAACCTGTCATTCTTCTTCTCCAATGGTATTGACCCGGAATATTCCGTATTAGGCCGTGTGGCACGGCTTATATGGTCAAAGGCCATGAAGATTAAGTACAACGCCAATGCACGATCGCAGATGCTGAAGTACCATATACAAACTTCGGGACGGTCATTGCATGCACAGGAGATCGATTTCAATGACATCCGTACTACTCTCCAGGCATTATATGCCGTGTATGATAACTGTAACTCTCTTCACACCAATGCCTATGACGAAGCCATCACAACACCCACCGAGGAATCGGTGCGCCGTGCCATGGCTATTCAGCTCATCATCAATCATGAATTAGGTCTCGCCAAGAACCAAAATCCATTGCAGGGATCATTCATCATCGAAGAGTTGACGGATCTTGTGGAACAAGCTGTCCTGCTTGAATTTGACCGTATTACCGAAAGAGGCGGCGTACTTGGTGCTATGGAAACAATGTACCAGCGTAATAAAATTCAGGAAGAGTCGCTCTATTACGAGCACATGAAACACACCGGTAAACTGCCCATCATGGGAGTGAACACCTTCCTGTCGTCGAAAGGTTCGCCCACGACCATACCTGGCGAAGTGATCAGGGCTACGGTGAGAGAGAAAAAATATCAGCTGTCGATGCTCAAAGATCTTCATAAAACATACGAAAGCGAAGCAAAACAAGCCATCGCCGATCTGAAAAATGCATCACTGCACAATCAGAATATCTTTGACAGACTCATGGAAACATCAAAGTATTGTTCCATAGGACAGATAACGGATGCACTTTTTGAGGTGGGAGGCCAGTACCGGAGGAATATGTGA
- the buk gene encoding butyrate kinase produces the protein MISKKILIIYPETHETKVAVYLNSELVFLKTIKHNHEDLDRFKEIADQKEWRRDIIWKELRENDIDLDLVEVIMAMSGLVKPLKSGVYEVNERMIEDLTNGVMGKHAVNLGGLIAYDIAGTLGKKAYIVDPVVVDEFDEVARVSGHPLFKRKSIFHALNHKFVARKYARSVHKNYEDLNLIVAHIGSEGISVGAHRKGRVIDVNNTFDGDGPFAITRTGSLPVGDLVRLCYGGKYTEEQIIRMITEDGGYAAYLGTSSINEIDKRMLSGDETAIFYSFALAYQVSKEIGAMATVLKGDVNAILLSGYIFNSQRFIQNVTQRVSKIADVLLYPSVNNFEALMMTGLSILNGEAEILEYA, from the coding sequence ATGATCTCTAAAAAGATACTCATCATCTACCCTGAAACCCACGAAACCAAGGTGGCTGTTTACCTGAACTCAGAGCTGGTCTTTCTTAAAACCATCAAGCACAACCATGAGGACCTGGATCGCTTTAAGGAAATCGCAGATCAGAAGGAATGGCGACGCGACATAATCTGGAAAGAACTTCGGGAGAACGATATTGACCTGGATCTTGTGGAGGTGATCATGGCTATGAGCGGCCTTGTGAAACCTTTGAAGTCGGGAGTCTATGAGGTGAATGAGCGTATGATTGAAGACCTTACAAACGGCGTCATGGGTAAGCATGCCGTGAATCTTGGCGGGCTGATAGCTTATGACATTGCCGGAACTCTGGGAAAAAAAGCCTATATCGTCGATCCGGTGGTCGTCGATGAATTTGATGAGGTCGCCAGAGTGTCAGGACACCCGTTGTTTAAAAGAAAATCCATCTTTCATGCCCTGAACCATAAGTTTGTCGCCAGAAAATACGCCCGGTCAGTGCATAAAAATTATGAGGATCTGAATCTTATCGTAGCTCATATCGGATCGGAAGGAATTTCCGTTGGCGCCCACCGAAAAGGCAGAGTGATCGATGTGAATAATACATTTGATGGTGATGGTCCCTTTGCCATCACACGTACCGGCAGTCTTCCTGTCGGCGACTTGGTGAGGCTTTGTTATGGCGGGAAATATACTGAAGAACAGATTATCAGGATGATCACCGAAGATGGCGGCTATGCTGCTTACCTCGGTACAAGCAGCATCAACGAAATCGACAAGCGTATGCTGTCGGGCGATGAAACGGCGATATTTTACTCTTTTGCACTGGCCTACCAGGTGTCGAAAGAAATCGGCGCCATGGCCACCGTTCTCAAAGGCGATGTCAACGCCATCCTTCTCTCCGGTTATATTTTCAACAGCCAACGCTTCATACAGAATGTCACACAACGTGTCAGTAAAATTGCAGATGTCCTGTTATATCCCAGCGTCAATAACTTCGAAGCATTGATGATGACAGGATTGAGTATCCTGAATGGCGAGGCGGAAATATTAGAATACGCTTGA
- a CDS encoding pyridoxal-dependent decarboxylase — protein sequence MEIQIDKRVNRIILHCSGRLDAASAPDFEKKIMTIIKDQQVTTFLNFSGVDYMSSAGVRSLIFLFKEAKDIKKNDDTKMVPLIRLINPSPAVQNILDMIGLKESLLLGDIGTVKSASIVTEGVSYEDLLKKVRTFFPAPISDPIHDAYFVQSVAKGLNAIDNLKGRQPFLGTRTKLEYDSVRSRKLSEKMSSLEETITDIADYMQGNFIWGHPHTQENVIPPPTIASIIGQLFCSIYNPNVIWDEYSYKLSQAEVEVASICEALVGYDQKTSVGVFTFGGTGTILYGVKLGIEKASPGVFRIGMHEKLHIVASEAAHYAKLSVLGWLGLGLENLVTVPTDSDNSMDLVSLEMTLRKMLEKGEKIACIIATMGTTDAFGIDNLEYVVHLRDKLVDEYKLPYRPHVHADAVIGWAWAVFNDYDFEDNPMGFPMRTLRSLWDTHINLRALHLADSIGLDFHKSGYGPYVSSMFMCKNSKDLDLITRDNSIMPYLFQFGNYHPGVFTLEASRSAGSVLSALANLKLLGKEGYRTIIGHIVTMAETLRASIEKTSYACLVNNYNYGPVTLFRLYPDGVDAVTAFLEETTDPGKVEQLKKNDDYNRRIFKVLYRQMEEGNGVALSYTDRSRLTSYGEPVLALKSFVMSPFIDESAMDFLMTCLENARKECKF from the coding sequence ATGGAAATTCAAATCGACAAACGGGTAAACCGGATCATTTTACATTGCTCTGGTCGTTTAGATGCTGCCAGTGCTCCGGATTTCGAGAAAAAAATTATGACCATTATCAAGGATCAACAGGTGACTACATTCCTTAATTTCTCCGGTGTGGACTATATGTCCAGTGCCGGAGTACGATCACTCATCTTTCTCTTTAAGGAAGCAAAAGACATTAAAAAGAACGATGATACGAAAATGGTACCACTGATCCGGCTTATAAATCCTTCACCGGCTGTACAGAATATCCTTGATATGATTGGCTTGAAGGAATCGTTGCTGTTGGGAGATATTGGTACAGTGAAATCTGCCTCAATTGTGACAGAGGGGGTTTCGTACGAGGATTTGCTTAAGAAGGTACGTACATTTTTCCCTGCCCCAATATCCGATCCGATTCACGATGCATACTTTGTGCAATCTGTTGCCAAAGGATTAAATGCTATTGATAATCTGAAAGGCAGGCAGCCTTTTCTTGGGACACGAACCAAACTGGAATATGATTCGGTAAGGTCAAGAAAGCTGTCTGAAAAAATGTCCTCACTTGAAGAAACAATCACCGATATCGCAGATTACATGCAGGGCAATTTCATCTGGGGTCATCCTCACACACAGGAAAATGTCATTCCCCCACCTACTATAGCTTCTATCATAGGTCAGCTATTTTGCTCAATCTACAATCCGAATGTCATATGGGATGAATATAGTTACAAGCTGAGCCAGGCTGAAGTTGAGGTGGCCAGCATATGTGAAGCCCTGGTTGGTTATGATCAGAAGACATCTGTAGGTGTTTTTACCTTCGGGGGTACAGGAACCATTTTATACGGTGTGAAATTGGGCATTGAAAAAGCTTCTCCTGGTGTTTTCAGGATAGGCATGCATGAAAAATTGCATATCGTAGCTTCTGAAGCAGCTCATTATGCTAAGCTCAGCGTACTCGGATGGCTTGGACTCGGCTTGGAGAACCTTGTCACAGTTCCGACCGATAGTGACAACTCTATGGATCTCGTTTCATTGGAAATGACTTTGCGTAAAATGCTGGAGAAGGGAGAGAAAATTGCATGCATTATCGCCACAATGGGGACCACAGATGCTTTCGGGATAGATAACCTTGAATACGTCGTCCACTTGCGCGATAAACTGGTGGACGAATATAAACTTCCATACCGGCCTCATGTTCATGCAGATGCAGTGATCGGCTGGGCATGGGCAGTATTTAATGATTATGACTTCGAAGACAATCCCATGGGATTTCCAATGAGAACACTCCGGTCCTTATGGGATACCCATATCAATTTACGTGCTCTTCACCTTGCCGATTCCATCGGACTGGATTTTCATAAATCCGGATACGGACCCTATGTGTCAAGCATGTTCATGTGCAAGAACAGTAAGGATCTTGACCTGATCACAAGGGATAACTCGATTATGCCATATCTGTTTCAATTTGGCAACTATCACCCCGGTGTATTCACTTTAGAGGCATCCCGTTCAGCAGGTTCTGTACTGTCTGCCTTGGCAAACCTTAAACTACTAGGTAAGGAAGGATACCGGACTATTATCGGTCACATCGTGACCATGGCTGAAACATTGCGCGCCAGCATTGAAAAAACATCCTATGCTTGCTTGGTGAATAATTACAACTATGGACCGGTCACCCTTTTCCGGCTTTATCCTGATGGTGTCGATGCAGTGACTGCCTTTCTCGAAGAGACCACGGATCCCGGCAAAGTGGAGCAGTTGAAAAAAAATGATGATTACAACCGTAGGATTTTTAAAGTTCTTTACCGGCAGATGGAGGAGGGAAATGGCGTTGCCCTGTCATACACTGATCGGTCGCGTCTAACTTCATACGGGGAACCAGTATTGGCTTTGAAATCATTCGTCATGTCCCCATTTATTGATGAGTCGGCCATGGATTTTTTAATGACCTGTCTTGAGAATGCCAGGAAGGAATGCAAATTTTAA
- a CDS encoding pyruvate carboxyltransferase — MNYPKKVTIGDITVRDGFQHEEKFIPTEAKLWVLEQLILAGFKYIEVTNLGNPKGMPQFRDADTLLKGIRTNKKVQDKLPGVVLTAITIREKAIERAIQLKQEGIGPDRILLMVSTSESHHIRNSGLKLADYWKMSEEWIKKAKDAGIKVNGTVSTIWGCPIEGPTEMSKAIKFTKRWFDIGADDVEHADHDGSASPDRVYKYYSMLLDAIPTPEKHIVHFHVTRGWGQANVLAALQAGMTNFESTMGGIGGQPANFIDGYPVAGTGAYYYDDPNIVGLISTEDTVVMMDEMGIDTQVDVDKVLEIGRMMERIIGRRLRSEAIKNGRIPKTLTGR; from the coding sequence ATGAACTATCCAAAAAAAGTGACCATAGGCGATATCACCGTACGCGACGGTTTTCAGCACGAAGAGAAATTCATACCCACCGAAGCCAAGTTGTGGGTGTTGGAACAACTCATCCTTGCCGGTTTTAAATACATTGAGGTGACCAACCTTGGCAATCCGAAGGGCATGCCGCAATTCCGCGATGCAGACACGTTGCTGAAGGGCATCCGTACCAACAAGAAAGTCCAGGATAAGCTGCCGGGAGTGGTTCTCACTGCCATAACGATCCGTGAAAAAGCCATTGAGCGTGCCATACAGCTCAAACAGGAAGGAATTGGCCCCGACCGCATTTTGCTCATGGTGTCGACCAGCGAATCGCACCATATACGGAATTCCGGGCTTAAACTGGCCGATTACTGGAAGATGTCGGAAGAGTGGATCAAAAAAGCAAAAGATGCCGGCATAAAAGTGAATGGCACGGTCAGCACCATCTGGGGTTGCCCTATTGAAGGACCGACGGAGATGTCAAAAGCCATTAAATTTACAAAACGCTGGTTTGACATCGGTGCCGATGATGTGGAACATGCCGATCATGACGGTTCTGCATCGCCCGACAGGGTATATAAATATTACTCCATGCTGCTCGACGCCATTCCCACGCCTGAAAAACACATCGTCCACTTCCATGTGACACGGGGCTGGGGCCAGGCTAATGTGCTGGCAGCGTTGCAGGCCGGCATGACCAACTTTGAAAGTACCATGGGCGGCATTGGAGGGCAACCAGCCAACTTTATCGACGGCTACCCTGTGGCAGGCACTGGTGCATATTATTATGATGATCCCAATATTGTCGGCCTGATATCAACAGAGGATACGGTGGTGATGATGGATGAAATGGGTATCGATACACAGGTTGATGTGGATAAAGTCCTGGAAATCGGACGCATGATGGAACGCATCATCGGAAGGAGGCTGCGGTCGGAAGCTATCAAAAACGGAAGGATTCCGAAGACATTAACAGGAAGATAG